The DNA window TCAGCAGGAACGACGTCGCGTTCAGGTCCAGCCGCTTCGGCGGCTCGTCGGACGGTTCCGGTTCCTCCACGGGCACGGCCCCGTACTCCTCTTCGTAGCGCCGGATGACCTCGCCCACCGGCAGCCCCGGCCACAGCGTCGTCTCCCCGCTGTCCCGGGCGATCACCAGCCGGACCAGGCCGCCGTCCGACGTCGGACCGTCCTCGCGGTCCTCGGCCCACACCACGAAGCCCAGGTCGAACTCGCGGACCCGCACCTCCCGGTGCTGGTACGCCGGCACGTCACCGTTGGCCCAGCGCTCACCGCGCTCCTGCGCCTGCGCGAACGTCACCACCGCGCGCTCACCCCTCCACCGGGACGGCGTAGGCGAAGCCGCCGTCCACCATCAGGCCGGCGACCGTCTCCAGCTCCGGCGGACCACCCGCCAAGCGCGACAAAAACACGTCGAAGTCCTCACCACAGGGCAGCAGCAGCCGCTCCACCCGCTCCTGCACCGTCCAGCCGTCCCGGTCGCGCGCGTCGTCGTAGGGGCAGAACCACACCGAACCGATCGCCTCGCCCTTCACCTTGACGGCGAGCACGCCGCCCTGGGCGAATCCCACGCCCAGATAGTCCTTGGTGAAGTGGTCGCGCAGACACTTGTTGACGTAGACGAGGTCGTTCACGGCCGCCTCGTCGCGCACGGTGAAGAACGGCTGGTCGATCAGCAGGCCCAGCTCCGCGTCCAGCGCGGCGCCCACCGGGGCGCAGCCGCCCGCGGCCTTCAGGAACGCCCGGTACGCGCCCGGGAGGCGGTAGCCGAGGTCCTCCTCGACGCCCTGCACCTGTTCCTCGGTCACCGCGAGGTCCCGCTGCGGCAGCACGAAGTGCACCGGCCGGGTCTCCTGCAGCGGGCGCGTGCCCCGCTTGTCCTGGTCCACGGCGGCCGTCGCCAGCCCGCCGTGGTGCCGCAGCAGCGCCTTCACCTCCGCGGGCACCAGCTCCAGCCGGCGCGTGCCCACGACGTGGTGCCACGTCCAGCCGTGCGGCGTCGCCACCGAGGGCAGGCTGGCCCACAGCTCGTGGCCCGCGGCGTGCAGCGCCGCGTTCGCCGACACGTAGTCGGTCAGCCGCAGCTCGTCCACGCCGAAGCCCTCGGGCGGTTCCGCGATCTCCGCGGCCGCCCGTGCGTACGGCGAGAAGTCCGGACGGCCCTCGTCGTCCATCCGCACTCCCTTGGGATAGCGGCTGGCGCGGACCGGGTCCGGGAAGTGCACGACCTGCCCGGCGTAGGCCGCATTCGGTGGCGCGGCCTGCTGCCCGAGCCGACCTGTCGTCATGGCGGAAGCCCCCTGCTGACTGTGTGTCTCCGAAAGGCCCCGACGAACGCGGCGGTCGCCGCGAGTCACCGGACCCCCGTCCGGGCCACGGGGCGGCCCGGCCGGCCGGTGTCCCCATGGCCGAGAACACCCCGTGCGGCACAGCCTATGCGGTACCGCAAGGAGGGGACCGCGCCCCGGTCCGCCCGCACCGCCGCCGCCCGGCCGCCGGCCCGGCCGTCACGCCCCGTGAACCCCTCCCGGCCGCCGCACCGCCGGGCCCACCGGTCCGGTCATCCGACGCATGAACATCACACGGCGCCCCGCCAACCCCGACCTGACTTCCACACCTGCCGTCCCGTTTGGCAGTCTGATCCCCGCAACAGGGGGATTGCAGGGAGGGAAGAACCACCATGCACACGACTCAGGACCGACCGCCCGCCGACGACCACGGCACGGCGGCCTCCGGCGACCCCCGGCTCACCTGGAGCACGGAGGACGCCGACCGGCCCCCCGCCCTGCTGCACCGCCGCGACGGCATACTGCCCGCCGTGGCCGCCGCCCTCTCCGTCCGTGGAGAGACGCTGACCTGCACCGCGGGCAAGGCCGAGGTGCCTCCTGCGCTGCACCCGCTGGTCCAGGACTTCCTCGACACCCTCACCAGCGACCGGCGCGAGCGCTTCACCGGCCGCTGCCCCGAGGCGCTCCTCCTGACCCGCTTCCTCGGCGCCTTCGAGAGCGCGCGCAGCAAACGCGCCTCCCGCAAACCGCTGACCCACGGCGAGGCCCGGCGCGCCCTCAAGCACGCCAAGCTCACCGCCCGGCACATCCGTGAGGACGGCGACCCGCGGCACGGCGCGTACGCCCCGCCCTGCCGCTCCTGTACGGCGCTGCTGAGCCATTTCGGCGTACGCAGCGTCGACCCCGCCGCCCCCGCGAAGGCCTCCCCCGCCAAGGCCGCCATCTCCAAGGCCGCCACGAAGGCCTCCATCACCAAGGACAGGGGCTGACCGGCATGCGCGCCTTCGACCGCACCGCGGCCACCCGCTTCCCGGCCGCCGTGGACGCCGCCCTGCGCGAGGCCGGGTGGCAGCCCGGGCGCTGGGACATCAAGGCCGCCGAGAACTGGGCCGACGCCCTGCGCGCCCACACCTCCCCGGCCGGGCACCGGCACACCGTCTTCCCGGCCGCCGTCGAGGCCTGGGCGGAGTTCGGGGGCCTGCACATCGCCGGGACCGGGACCGGGCGGCACATCGCCCCCACGCCCTTCCACATCGACCCGCTGCACGGGCTCCACCTCGCGCGCACCGTCGCCGACCTGGGGCGCGCGCTGGGGGCCGAGGTGTGCCCGCTCGGGCAGGAGGCGGACGGGCAGGCGCTGCTCGCCATCGACGCCCACGGCCGCGTCTACAGCCTCGACCACACCGGCGACTGGTACCTCGGCTCGGACATCGACCACGCCATCGCCACGCTCGTCAACGGCACCCGGCCCTCGCGGCTGTCGGCGGGCATGGGACGCCGCTGACCGGAGCAACGCGAACCGGCCAAAGGCCGGGCGAGAACCGGCCTTGTTCGGAACCGGGCGCCGGTCAGGCCGGCGAGCCCCCGCTCTCCACGATCGCCGGGATCACCGCCGACACCCGGAAGCCGCCCGCGTCGGTGGCGCCCGACACGAAGACCCCGCCCAGCGCCGAGACCCGCTCGCGCATCCCCACCAGGCCGTTGCCGCCGCTCGGCAGGCCCGGTGCGGCGGCGCCGCCCTCCGACGGCCCGTTCTCCACCTGCAGCGCGACCTCGTCCTCGCGGTGCGCCACGCGCACGACGGCCTTCGCCCCCGGCGCGTGCTTGTGGACGTTGGTCAGCGCTTCCTGCACCACGCGGTACGCCGTGCTCTCCACCCGTGCGCCGTACGCACGCTCCACGCCCTCCACGGACAGCTCGACGGCCATGCCCGCCGCCCGCGACTGGCCGACGAGATCCTCCAGGCCGTCCAGACACGGACCGTCACCGGACGCAGGCTGCTCGCTCACGGGGGCGGCGGTCCCGCCCGCGGCACCGGCGCCCACGCCCGCGGTCACCCGCGCCGAGGCCGCCGCCGCGACCTCCGCCAGCCGCCGCGAGTCCGCCGCCGAGGACGCCTCCGGCACCATGCCCTCGGAGGAGGTCCGCAGCACGCCGAGCATCTCCCGCAGCTCCGTCAGCGCCTGCCGGCCCATGTCGCCCACCAGGCCCGCGTTCCGCGACGCCTTCTCGGGGTCCTTCAGGGCCACCGCCTGCAGCGCGGCCGCGTGGACGACCATCAGCGACACCCGGTGGGCCACCACGTCGTGCATCTCGCGCGCGATCCGCGTGCGCTCCTCGTTGCGCGCCCACACCGCGCGCTCCTCGGCCCGCTCCGCGAGCAGCGACAGCTCGCGCTCCAGGCCGTCCGCGCGTTCCCGCAGGCTCTCCACGAGCCGCCGCCGCGCCCCCACGTAGAGCCCCAGGAGCACGGGCGGCGCCGTGAGCCCCAGCGCCACCAGCGACGCGAAGAACAGCATCATCCAGGGGCCCGGCTGGTACCCCTCCCCGGCGGCTATGTCGCGCTGGAACTTGATGAACGTCACGAGGAAGGTCCCCGCCACCGACACCCCGGCGAGGACGACGGTCAGCCGGCGCGGCACGTCCGACGCGGCCAGCGTGTACAGGCCGACGATGCCGAGCAGGAAGCCCAGCTCGGCCGGTGTGATCGCGATGCCCAGCAGCACCACGGCCACCGGCCACCGGCGCCGGAACAGCAGCGTGCCGCCGACGAGCGCACCCACCACGACGGCGAGCGCCACCGGGCCCCCGTGCTCGTCCGCGAATCCCGCGCCCTCCGCCGCGCACTCCAGGGCGGACACCAGCGCCAGCACGACGTCGAGCACCATGCTGCGCCGCCGCGCCCACCACCAAGGCCCGTCCGGCGCGCCGCGCACGCCCGCCTCCGCGTTTGCCCCCGTTGTGGTCATACCACCCAGACTACGGAAGCCCGCCACCCCATTTCCTGCCCGTTCCCGCCCTCGCGGCCCGGCCGACGTGCCCGGCACCGTCGCGTCGACGGGCGGCCGTACGGCATAGTGTTGGCTGCAAGCGCGTCCGATCAAGTGAATCGGGCATCACGGGCGAACCATCCCGGGTCGTCTAATGGCAGGACAAATGATTTTGGTTCATTGAATGAGGGTTCGATTCCTTCCCCGGGAGCTGGATGTACGGGTCTCGACCGCCGGGTCGGGACCCGCCCGCGTTTCAGCAGTAAAACGCACCGGTATCCTTCGGATGTCCACCACCCGAAGCCGAAGGGCACACCCGTGAGCGCCAACCGCCCGGCAGCCGTCGTCGTTCTCGCAGCGGGTGAGGGCACCCGCATGAAGTCGGCGACCCCCAAGGTCCTGCACGCCATCTGCGGACGTTCCCTCGTCGGCCACGTCGTCGCCGCCTCCCGCGAGCTGGACCCCGAGCACCTCGTCGTGATCGTCGGGCACGCACGCGAGCAGGTCTCCGCACACCTCGCACAGATCGACCCCGAGGTCCGCACCGCCGTCCAGTACGAGCAGAACGGCACCGGCCACGCCGTGCGCATGGGCCTCGAGGAGCTGTCGAACAGCGGCATCGCCCTCGACGGGACCGTGGTCGTCGTCTGCGGCGACACCCCGCTGCTGACCGGCGCCACGCTCAAGACCCTCAGCGACACCCACGCCGCCGACGGCAACGCCGTCACCGTGCTGTCCGCCGAGGTCCCCGACGCGACGGGCTACGGGCGGATCGTCCGCGACGACAGCGGCGCCGTGACCGCGATCGTCGAGCACAAGGACGCCACGGAGGGGCAGCGCGCGATCCGGGAGATCAACTCCGGGGTGTTCGCGTTCGACGCCCAGCTGCTGACGGACGCGCTCGGCAAGGTGCGCACGGACAACAGCCAGGGCGAGGAGTACCTGACCGACGTCCTGGGCATCCTGCGCGAGGCCGGGCACCGCGTCGGCGCCGCGGTCGCCGGCGATCACCGGGAGATCCTGGGGATCAACAACCGCGTCCAGCTCGCCGAGGCCCGCAGACTGCTCAACGAGCGGCTGCTGCACGCGGCGATGATGAGCGGCGTGACGGTCGTGGACCCGGCGTCGACCTGGATCGACGTCACCGTCACCTTCGAGCCCGACGTGCTCGTCCACCCCGGCACCCAGCTGACCGGCGCCACCAGCCTGGCCACCGGCAGCGAGGTCGGGCCGAACACGCGCCTGGCGGACACCGCCGTGGGCGCCGGCGCCCGCGTCGACAACACCGTCGCGGACTCGGCGCTGATCGGCGAGGGCGCGACCGTCGGCCCGTTCGCCTACCTGCGCCCGGGGACGAAGCTCGGCCCGAAGTCGAAGGCCGGCGCGTACGTCGAGATGAAGAACGCCGAGATCGGCGAGGGCACCAAGGTGCCGCACCTGTCGTACGTCGGTGACGCGACGATCGGCGAGTACTCCAACATCGGCGCGGCGAGCGTCTTCGTGAACTACGACGGTGTGAACAAGCACCACACGACGATCGGCTCGCACTGCCGCACCGGATCGGACAACATGTTTGTGGCTCCGGTCACGATCGGGGACGGCGCGTACACCGCCGCCGGCTCGGTCATCACCAAGGATGTGCCCCCGGGTTCGCTGGCCGTCGCACGTGGACAGCAGCGGAATATCGAGGGCTGGGTGGCACGTAAGCGCCCGGGAAGCGCAGCCGCACAGGCCGCTTCCGCCGCTCGCCGGGAGACCGACGGCGAGCAGTGACCGTGACACGGGTGCGCCGTGCGGGGCGTACCGTGATAAGCGCACACAAAGCGACATCCAAGGAGACTGTGCTGTGACCGGGATCAAGACGACCGGCGAGAAGAAGCTGATGCTCTTCTCCGGCCGCGCCCACCCCGAGCTTGCCGAGGAGGTCGCGCACCAGCTGGGCGTCGGCCTGGTCCCGACCAAGGCATTCGACTTCGCCAACGGCGAGATCTACGTCCGCTTCCAGGAGTCGGCACGTGGCGCGGACTGCTTCCTGATGCAGAGCCACACGGCTCCCATCAACAAGTGGGTCATGGAGCAGCTGATCATGATCGACGCGCTGAAGCGCGCGTCGGCCCGCTCCATCACCGTGGTCGTGCCGTTCTACGGCTACGCCCGCCAGGACAAGAAGCACCGCGGCCGCGAGCCGATCTCGGCCCGTCTGATCGCCGATCTGTTCAAGACGGCGGGCGCGGACCGGATCCTCACGGTCGACCTGCACACGGACCAGATCCAGGGCTTCTTCGACGGCCCGGTCGACCACCTGTTCGCGCTGCCGATCCTCGCCGACTACGTGGGCGCCAAGGTCGACCGCGAGAAGCTGACGGTCGTCTCCCCGGACGCCGGCCGCGTGCGCGTCGCCGACCGCTGGTGCGACCGCCTCGGCGCCCCGCTCGCCATCGTCCACAAGCGCCGTGACAAGGATGTCGCCAACCAGGTGACGGTGCACGAGGTCGTCGGTGACGTGAAGGGCCGCGTCTGCGTCCTGGTCGACGACATGATCGACACCGGTGGCACGATCTGCGCCGCCGCGGACGCCCTGTTCGCCAACGGCGCCGAGGACGTCATCGTGACGGCCACGCACGGTGTGCTCTCCGGCCCCGCCGCGGACCGCCTGAAGAACTCCAAGGTGAGCGAGTTCGTCTTCACCAACACCCTGCCGACCCCGGGTGAGCTGGAGCTCGACAAGATCACGGTGCTGTCGATCGCCCCGACGATCGCGCGCGCCGTGCGCGAGGTCTTCGAGGACGGCTCGGTCACGAGCCTCTTCGAGGAGCAGTGAGCCTCCGGCAGGTCTGACCTGCCGGCTGCAAAAACGATCGGCCTGTTGTCGCGCGGCCCTGATCGATTTCTGAGCGGCCTCCCCCGCCGGGTACACTCCACGAGTTGCTCGGCGAGGGAGGCCGCACTCATGTGCGGCGGTCCGTTATCGACGCGCTCTTCGTAGCAGGTCCGTATGTGGCCGGGTAACGGTCCACCGATCCACCGCTCACGAGGAGTGCACCATGGCCGAGATCAAGATCCCCGCCCAGGTCCGTGCCGAGTTCGGCAAGGGCGCCGCCCGTCGCATCCGCCGCGCCAACCAGGTTCCCGCGGTCATCTACGGCCACGGCGGCGAGCCGGTCCACGTCACCCTGCCGGGCCACGACCTGATGATGGCTCTGAAGACCCCGAACGTCCTGCTCTCCCTGGACATCGAGGGCCGCGACGAGCTCGTCATCCCCAAGGCCGTCCAGCGTGACGCCCTCAAGGGCTTCCTCGAGCACGTCGACCTGCTGGTCGTCAAGCGCGGCGAGACCGTCACCGTCGAGGTCCCGGTCCAGACCGAGGGCGACCTGGCCCCGGGCGGCAACCTGCTCGAGCACACCCTGACCGCCCTGCCGGTCGAGGCCGAGGCCACCCACATCCCCGAGGCCATCACCGTCTCCATCGCGGGCCTGGAGGCCGGCGCCTCCGTCCTGGCCAAGGACGTCGTCCTGCCGGCCGGTGTCGCGCTGGCCGTCGACGCCGACGCCGTCGTCCTGCACGTCGTCGCCGGTTCCACCGAGGCTGCGGCCGAGAGCACCGAGGCCTGATCCTCGCCCCTCCCGGCTTTTCTTTCGACCGCCGTCCCGCTCCGCCGGAGTGGGACGGCGGTCGGCTTTGAGCGGTTGGTTATGAAGGAGACATGCAGATGACGGACGACTCCAGCCCCTGGCTGATCGTGGGCCTGGGCAACCCCGGGCCGGAGTACGCGGGCAACCGCCACAACGTGGGGTTCATGGTCGCGGACCTGCTCGCGGAGCGCATGGGCGCGAAGTTCAAGGCGCACAAGGCGCGGGCGCAGGTGGTCGAGGGCCGGCTCGGCGCGCCCGGGCCCTCCAGCCGCCGGGTCGTGGTCGCCAAGCCCATGTCGTTCATGAATCTGTCCGGCGGCCCGACGGCCGCGCTGCGCGACTTCTACAAAGTGCCCGCCGACCGGGTGATCGCCGTCCACGACGAGCTGGACATCGACTACGGGACGCTGCGGCTGAAGCTCGGCGGCGGCGACAACGGCCACAACGGCCTGAAGTCGATCACCAAGGCCCTGGGCCCGGACTACTGCCGGGTGCGGTTCGGCATCGGCCGGCCGCCGGGCCGGATGCAGGTGGCGGACTTCGTGCTCAAGGACTTCTCGTCCACCGAGCGCAAGGAGCTCGACTACCAGGTGGACCGGGCCGCGGACGCCGTGGAGGCGCTGATCGTGGACGGCCTGGAGCGGGCGCAGAACACGTACAACATCTGAGGCCGGGGACGGGCGCGGCCTCGACGCCGCGTCGAGTGACGTTCCATGGCGGCTCGTGAGAATGGCCGCCATGAGGATTCTTTTCGTAGCCGGGGACACGCCGGAGGCGGTTCTCCCGCTCGTCGCCGCGGCGCGGGCCGCCCTCGTGGCCGGGCACGAAGTCGTCCTCGCCGGGGCCACGGACCTGGGCGGGGCGGCGGAGGCGGCCGCCGGGGCCGGGATCGCCACGGCGACCGTGACGGCGCGGACGACGGCCGAGGCGTTCCTGGACACCGGCGGCAACCCCTTCCCGGTCCCCGAGGACCCGCACGAGCGCCAGGTGCTGCGCGGCCGCTGCCTGGGGCGACTCGCCGCGTGGTGCCTCGCGGGCCTGCCCGGCCTCGCGGACCGCCGGCGGCCCGACGCGGTGGCCGGAGTGCCTTCGGCCTTCGCCGGCCCGCTGGTGGCGGCGCACGCGAAGGTGCCCTACGTGCAGTTCACCGCCGGCCCGGACGAGCCACTGGCCGTGGCCCTCGCGGCCGCCGCCGAGCTGACGCCGCAGTTGGAGGGGCTGGGCCTGTACGCCCTGCCGCGCCCGGACCTGAGCGCGGACACGCCGGAGGCGTTCGTCGCGGCCCTCGCCCGGCTGGGCTGACGGACGACGCCCGCACCGGCCCGGTCGAGGCGTCGTCGAGCGCGACTCGACGCCCGCCCCCGACAGTCGGGGCCATGAAGATTCTGTTTGTGGGCGGCAACGGAGCGGGAACGCTCTTCCCCCTCGTCCCGCTCGCGCAGGCGACCCGCAACGCCGGTCATGAGGTCTTCATGACCGGCTGCGAGCCCGTCGTCCCGCTGATCCTGGACGCCGGGCTGCCCGCCTTCGCGGTCACGCCCGGAACCGTGGCCGACTTCCGCATCCCCCCGCTGGGCAACACCGCGCCGGTCTCCGAGACGGGCCTGGATTCCCTGATCTCCATCGGCCGCATGTTCGGCCGCTTCGCCGCAGACTGCCTGGGCAGGCTCCGCGAGCTCGTGGACGGCTGGCGCCCGGACCTGGTGGTGGGCGGGGTGCTGGCGTACGCGGCGCCGCTCGTCGCGCAGTACGCGCGCGTGCCCTACGTCCGCCTCGGCACCGAGATGGGCGAACCCCTGGTCGTCACCCTGGCGGCCACGATCGAGCTCGGCGGCGAGCTGGAGCGGGCTGGCCTGACCGCCCTGCCCGCCCCGGACCTCACGCTCTCCTCCTGCCCGCCGTCCGTGCGCCCCGTACACGCCCCGCCGGCGCTGCCGGTGCGCCACGTCCCGTACACCTCCCAGCGGACCGTCGAGCCGTGGATGCACCGGCGCGACGGCCGGCCGCGCGTCCTGGTGAGCGCGGGCAGCCGGGTGACGCCCGAGCAGGACTTCGACATCCTCCAGGGCCTGGTGCGCGAGGTCGCCCCGCTGGACGTCGACCTGCTGATCGCGGCGCCGGAGGGGGTCGCGGGCAAGCTGCGGCTGCCGGCGGGGGCGCACGCGGGCTGGATCCCGCTCGACGTGGCCGGGCCGTCCTGTGACGTGATGGTGCATCACGCGGGCGGCAGCACGACGCTCACGGGCATGGCCCACGGCGTCCCGCACATCCTGCTGACCCACATCGGCGGCCTGGAGTACCCGGCCCGGCTGGAGGAGCTGGGCGCGGCGAAGCTGATCCGCGCCGAGGACGACGGCGCGGAGACCATCGCGGCCGCGATCGGCGAGGTGCTCGGCGATCCGGCGTACCGGCGGGCCGCGGGACGGCTCCGCGAGGAGGTGCTGGCGATGCCGGCGCCGTCCGAGGTCGTCGGGCGGCTGGAGGAACTGGCCGCGAAGGCCTGACCATCCGTCGTCCGGCAGCTCTTGACCTCAAGCCGAGTTGAGGTTCAAGCATAGGTAAAAACCGCTGCACGACCAGCGAACACCGCCAACGACCAACTACCACAACAGGTGTGAGGCCATGACGAATACCGCGCAGCCGGCCGCCGCGAGTTCCCAGGGCGAGGGGGGCGAGGGGGACGGCCTCACGCACAAAGCCATCATGACCGTACTGGTCGGGCTGATGCTGGGGCTCTTCCTGGGCGCGCTCGACCTCATGATCATCGCCTCGGCGATGCGGACGATCGCCGACGAGCTGCACGGCCAGACGATCCAGGCGTGGGCGACCACGACCTATCTGGTGACGTCGACGATCACGACACCGCTGCTCGGGAAGTTCTCCGACATCTACGGGCGCAAGCGGATCTACGTGATGTCCATCGTCGTCTTCCTGGCGGGTTCGCTGCTGTGCGGCATGGCGCAGTCGATGTACCAGCTGGCGGCCTTCCGGGCGATCCAGGGCATCGGCGCGGGCGGCGTGATGACCATGGCGTTCGCGATGATGGGCGACATGATGACGCCCGAGCGGCGCAGCCGCTACCAGGGCTACTTCTCGATGGTGTTCGGCCTGGCCGGGGTGACGGGCCCGCTGCTGGGCGGCTTCTTCGCCGGCATGGGACACATAGCGGGCATCGCCGGCTGGCGCTGGGTGTTCCTGGTGAACCTGCCGATCGGCGTGCTGGCACTGATCGTCGTCGCGACGAAGTTCAAGATGCCGCGGGTGCGCACCGTCCAGAAGGTGGACTACTGGGGCGCGTTCGCCCTTGCCCTGTGCCTGGTGCCGCTGCTGGTGGTGGCGGAGCAGGGCCGCGAGTGGGGCTGGGGATCGCCGCTGTCGCTCGCGATGTTCGCACTGGGGCTGATCGGGCTGGTGATGTTCGTACGGGTGGAATCGGCGATGGGCGATGCGGCGATCATCCCGATGCGGCTGTTCCGCACCCGGACCTTCTCGGTGATCAATTCGGTGAACATCATCGTGGGCCTGGGCGTCTTCGGTTCGCTGCTCTTCCTGCCGCTGTACCTGCAGATGGTCAAGGGGATGTCGCCGACGGTCGCGTCGCTGATGCTGCTGCCGCAAACGGCAGGCACGATCATCGCGAGCCGCACCCTCGGGCCGGTGATCAACCGCAGCGGGCGGTTCAAGGCGTTCCTGCTGCTGGGCCTGTCCCTGGTGACGGCGTCCCTGTTCATGTTCGGCTTCGTCGGGCCGGACACGGCGGTGTGGGCGCTGGTGGCGATGACGACGGTCATGGGCCTGGGCATCGGCATCTGCTTCCCGGTGACGCTGATCGCGCTGCAGAACGGGGCGCGCAAGGAGGAGATGGGCGTGGCCAGCGCCGCGTACATGTTCTTCCGGGAGATCGGTGGCACGGCGGGTGTGGCGATCTTCCTGTCGATCATGTTCTCGGTGGTGGGCGACAAGATCTCCGACGCCTTCCGCGCCGCGGCCGGGGACGCCGGCTTCCGGGCGGCGCAGAGCGATCCGCAGGTGCTCGCCGACCCCGCCAACACCCAGGTGCTGGAGGCCGCGCAGCACGGCGGCCGGGGTATCGACCTCGACGACTCGTCCTGGCTGGCGAACGCCGACGAGCGGCTGGCCCGCCCGGTCCTGGAAGGCATGGCCGATGCGGTGAACACGGTCTACATCACGGCGGGCTGCGTGATGCTCGTGGCACTCCTCGTGGCCTTCCTCCTGAAGGAGAAGAAGAAGGAGAAGGAGGAGACGCAGGGCGCCGGGGCCGTCGCGAAGGGCGAGGAGCCGGCCGCGGCCGGCTGACGCGAGCGCGGGTCGAGCGCGCCCCTAGGCGGGCCCGTCAGGCTGGGTGGTCGTTGTTGTCACGGAGCTGGGGGGAGACTCATGTACGAGAACGACCGCGCCGCGGAGATGTACGACCTGCTGTACGAGGACAAGAAGGACTACCGGTCGGAGGCCGGCCAGGTGGCCCGGCTGATCCGGGCGCACCGGCCGGACGCCACCGCCCTGCTGGACGTGGCCTGCGGCACGGGCATCCACCTGCAGGCGTTCGCGGAGCTGTTCGCGCACGTGGAGGGCGTGGATCTGGCGGAGCCGATGCTGGCGATGGCGGCGCGGCGCCTGCCGGGCGTTCCGCTGCACGCCGGCGACATGCGTTCGTTCCGCCCGGAGCGCAGCTTCGACGCCGCCGTCTGCATGTTCAGCTCGATCGCGTACATGCGCACGGCCGCGGACCTGGACCGGGCCGTCGCGACACTGGCGGCCGCGGTGGCGCCCGGCGGTGTCGTCCTGGTGGAGCCGTGGTGGTTCCCGGAGTCGTTCCTGGAGGGGCACGTGGCCGGCCATGCGCTCACCCGTGACGGCCGCACCATCACCCGCGTCTCGCACTCCACCCGGCAGGGCGACATGGTGCGCATGGAGCTCCACTACGTCCTGGCGGACGCCGACGGCGTGGAGCACCGCAGCGAGGTCGACCTGCTGACGCTGTTCACCCGCGAGCAGTACGAGGAGGCCTTCTCCCGGGCCGGGGTGAAGGCGGAGTACGTGGAGTCCGAGGGGACGGGGCCGGGCTTCTTCGTGGGCGTGCGCGGCTAGCCGCCGCCCGTCCCGCACACCCGGCCCGTACGGCGGCGGGGCGCCCCTTCCGGCATGAAGGGGCGCCCCGCTCCGCTGTTCTCCCGTCCGCGGTCAGCCGGTGTTGCGGAGACCTGCGGCCACGCCGTTGACGGTGAGCAGGAGCGCACGCGCCAGCAGCGGGTCGGCGGGCTCGCCGCGCTCGGCGGCCTGGCGCTGGCGGTGCAGCAGCGTGACCTGGAGGTAGGAGATCGGGTCCAGGTAGGCGTCGCGGATGTGGAAGGTCTGGCGCAGGACGGGGCTCGCGTCGAGCAGCTCGGCCTCGCCGGTGATGCGCAGGACCTCCTGGACGGTGAGCTCGTGCTCGGCCTTGATGGCGTCGAAGACGTGCTTGAGCTCGTCGGGCACGAGGGTGTCGACGTAGTGCTGCGCGATGCGCAGGTCGGTC is part of the Streptomyces roseifaciens genome and encodes:
- a CDS encoding SMI1/KNR4 family protein, whose product is MTTGRLGQQAAPPNAAYAGQVVHFPDPVRASRYPKGVRMDDEGRPDFSPYARAAAEIAEPPEGFGVDELRLTDYVSANAALHAAGHELWASLPSVATPHGWTWHHVVGTRRLELVPAEVKALLRHHGGLATAAVDQDKRGTRPLQETRPVHFVLPQRDLAVTEEQVQGVEEDLGYRLPGAYRAFLKAAGGCAPVGAALDAELGLLIDQPFFTVRDEAAVNDLVYVNKCLRDHFTKDYLGVGFAQGGVLAVKVKGEAIGSVWFCPYDDARDRDGWTVQERVERLLLPCGEDFDVFLSRLAGGPPELETVAGLMVDGGFAYAVPVEG
- a CDS encoding YwqJ-related putative deaminase gives rise to the protein MHTTQDRPPADDHGTAASGDPRLTWSTEDADRPPALLHRRDGILPAVAAALSVRGETLTCTAGKAEVPPALHPLVQDFLDTLTSDRRERFTGRCPEALLLTRFLGAFESARSKRASRKPLTHGEARRALKHAKLTARHIREDGDPRHGAYAPPCRSCTALLSHFGVRSVDPAAPAKASPAKAAISKAATKASITKDRG
- a CDS encoding SUKH-3 domain-containing protein → MRAFDRTAATRFPAAVDAALREAGWQPGRWDIKAAENWADALRAHTSPAGHRHTVFPAAVEAWAEFGGLHIAGTGTGRHIAPTPFHIDPLHGLHLARTVADLGRALGAEVCPLGQEADGQALLAIDAHGRVYSLDHTGDWYLGSDIDHAIATLVNGTRPSRLSAGMGRR
- a CDS encoding sensor histidine kinase, encoding MTTTGANAEAGVRGAPDGPWWWARRRSMVLDVVLALVSALECAAEGAGFADEHGGPVALAVVVGALVGGTLLFRRRWPVAVVLLGIAITPAELGFLLGIVGLYTLAASDVPRRLTVVLAGVSVAGTFLVTFIKFQRDIAAGEGYQPGPWMMLFFASLVALGLTAPPVLLGLYVGARRRLVESLRERADGLERELSLLAERAEERAVWARNEERTRIAREMHDVVAHRVSLMVVHAAALQAVALKDPEKASRNAGLVGDMGRQALTELREMLGVLRTSSEGMVPEASSAADSRRLAEVAAAASARVTAGVGAGAAGGTAAPVSEQPASGDGPCLDGLEDLVGQSRAAGMAVELSVEGVERAYGARVESTAYRVVQEALTNVHKHAPGAKAVVRVAHREDEVALQVENGPSEGGAAAPGLPSGGNGLVGMRERVSALGGVFVSGATDAGGFRVSAVIPAIVESGGSPA
- the glmU gene encoding bifunctional UDP-N-acetylglucosamine diphosphorylase/glucosamine-1-phosphate N-acetyltransferase GlmU, translating into MSANRPAAVVVLAAGEGTRMKSATPKVLHAICGRSLVGHVVAASRELDPEHLVVIVGHAREQVSAHLAQIDPEVRTAVQYEQNGTGHAVRMGLEELSNSGIALDGTVVVVCGDTPLLTGATLKTLSDTHAADGNAVTVLSAEVPDATGYGRIVRDDSGAVTAIVEHKDATEGQRAIREINSGVFAFDAQLLTDALGKVRTDNSQGEEYLTDVLGILREAGHRVGAAVAGDHREILGINNRVQLAEARRLLNERLLHAAMMSGVTVVDPASTWIDVTVTFEPDVLVHPGTQLTGATSLATGSEVGPNTRLADTAVGAGARVDNTVADSALIGEGATVGPFAYLRPGTKLGPKSKAGAYVEMKNAEIGEGTKVPHLSYVGDATIGEYSNIGAASVFVNYDGVNKHHTTIGSHCRTGSDNMFVAPVTIGDGAYTAAGSVITKDVPPGSLAVARGQQRNIEGWVARKRPGSAAAQAASAARRETDGEQ
- a CDS encoding ribose-phosphate diphosphokinase codes for the protein MTGIKTTGEKKLMLFSGRAHPELAEEVAHQLGVGLVPTKAFDFANGEIYVRFQESARGADCFLMQSHTAPINKWVMEQLIMIDALKRASARSITVVVPFYGYARQDKKHRGREPISARLIADLFKTAGADRILTVDLHTDQIQGFFDGPVDHLFALPILADYVGAKVDREKLTVVSPDAGRVRVADRWCDRLGAPLAIVHKRRDKDVANQVTVHEVVGDVKGRVCVLVDDMIDTGGTICAAADALFANGAEDVIVTATHGVLSGPAADRLKNSKVSEFVFTNTLPTPGELELDKITVLSIAPTIARAVREVFEDGSVTSLFEEQ
- a CDS encoding 50S ribosomal protein L25/general stress protein Ctc, with amino-acid sequence MAEIKIPAQVRAEFGKGAARRIRRANQVPAVIYGHGGEPVHVTLPGHDLMMALKTPNVLLSLDIEGRDELVIPKAVQRDALKGFLEHVDLLVVKRGETVTVEVPVQTEGDLAPGGNLLEHTLTALPVEAEATHIPEAITVSIAGLEAGASVLAKDVVLPAGVALAVDADAVVLHVVAGSTEAAAESTEA